In Leuconostoc kimchii IMSNU 11154, the DNA window AGTTTACTAGTATTGTTTCAATATATCGCAGACTACGTGCATTATTCGCGACAGCCTCTTGTATAGCCAACAATATTAAGTCTGGTTCAAAATGATCTTGGTCAAACCAATGACCAATGGTCTGCATTTCCATTGGTGTTAATGGTCGACCAAACTCTACTTCAATTGTTTGAAAAATCTCTCGACGAACCGATTTCCCATCCGACACAGTAGAAACGACAGCCATATGCTGTCCTTCCAATAATTTAGTAACCATCGGCGTAAAATCATACGTTTCAACTTGTTTTGTTGTTGCTGATATAAGCATCAATTCTCGGGTAATCAGGCTTTTCAAACGTGTAACAACGATATTTTCAGTCACATGTAAAACCTGTGCTAAACTTTTAGGTGTCGCCGCATCACCTCTATTTTGGATACGCATCACTTGTAAATAAAGCACCAGATCGTCATTATCCATGCCAATCTCTTGATAATGCAATAGCAAATCATTACTAATACTTGATTGTCCAGCTTTAATATACTGCTGTAAACGATTATCTAACACCACTGTTTATCACCTCGTTACACTAAGACATCGTTTGAAAAACGTCCAAGATTACTTGGACGTTTTTCTACCTAACCATAGTTTAGCATGTTTTCAAAGTTAGCACCGATAAACATAAAAATCATGTTTTAAATTATGGTCGCAAACGATTAGTCATACGTGGAAATGGGATGGCTTCGCGAATATGTTCTTCGCCCGTAACGAACGTGACCATACGTTCCAAACCAAGCCCAAACCCAGAATGTGGTACAGAACCGAAGCGACGTAAGTCCAAATACCAATTATATTCTTCCAAACTCAATCCTTCTGCTTCAATACGTTGTTTTAGATAGTCATAATCTGTATCACGTTCTGAACCACCAATAATTTCGCCATATCCCTCTGGAGCCAACAAATCAGCAGAGATAACAACATCTTGACGTGTTGGGTGTCGTTTCATATAAAAAGCTTTAATTGCCTTTGGAAAATTAACAATAAACACAGGCTTTGCAAAATGATTAGCCAAAAAGGTTTCTTCTGGCGATCCAAAATCAACGCCCCATTCAACATCAAATCCATTATCCTGCAAAAGTTTAATAGCATCATCATAACTGACACGTGGATAAGGTAATTCTGTATATGAGCGTAACAAGTCTTTGTCACGCTCAAGAATATCTAATTCTTGCTCATTATTTTCCAAAACCTTTGAAATCAAAAAGGAAATATAACGCTCTTGAACTTCTAAACTCTGCTCTTGATGCATAAATGCCATTTCAGGTTCGATCATCCAAAATTCGGTTAAATGTCGACGTGTTTTTGATTTTTCTGCACGAAATGTCGGTCCAAAAGTAAAGACTTTTCCAAACGCCATAGCACCAGCTTCAGCATAAAGTTGCCCCGTCTGTGACAAAAAAGCTGGTTCCCCAAAATAATCAGTTTCAAACAAATCAGTTGTGCCTTCAGGTGCCGAACCTGTTAACAATGGTGAATCAAGTTTTGTAAATCCCTCACGATTAAAAAATTCATAAGTTGCTGCAATCAATGTATTGCGAATTTTTAATGTCGCAAATGGCTTTAAATGACGCAAATAAAGATGGCGCTCGTCAAATAGAAATTCTGTGCCATGCTCTTTTGGTGTAATTGGATAGTCATGACTTTCACCAATGATTTCAATACCTGAAACGGCCATTTCGTAACCAAAAGATGACCGTGTATCTTCATGAATTTCACCAGTAACATATATACTGGTCTCCTGCTTCAATCCTTTAGCAAGATCAAAAAGTGTATCTGACACGTCAGCTTTTGCAACCACTGCTTGAAAAAAAGCTGAACCATCACGTAATTGTAAAAAGGCTAACTTACCTGAACCGCGTTTTTGTCTGAGCCAAGCACCAATTTTCACTGTTTGACCGACATAGTTTTTGACGTCAATAATTTGAATTGTGGGAATTTCCTCTACCATGAATATGTTTGTTACATGTAGCCACACTAAATATTAAAGTGCCTTTAGGTGTACTACATACCTCTCCTATTTTTTAAATTAAGTATATTGTTCAAAAAAGACAGTTAACCGTCTAACAGCCTCATTTAAAACTGCTTGGTCTTTGGCATATCCCATACGTAGATAACCAGGCATACCAAACCCCTCACCCGAGGGCATTGCCACATGAGCTTCCTTTAAAATTTTCATAGATAGCTCACTAGTGCTAGTAAGACCAGCAGCCACTAAAACATCAGGTGACACCTTTGGAAATAAATAGAAAGCACCTTGCGGTTTAATTGCCACCTTCAAACCAGGGACTGCATTTAACAAATCATAAGTGACATTTAACCTATTCTCAAATGCTAAACGCATCTCTTCCACAGAAGATTGGTCACCTGTCAATGCGGCAAGTGCCGCATACTGCG includes these proteins:
- a CDS encoding DnaD domain-containing protein; this encodes MVLDNRLQQYIKAGQSSISNDLLLHYQEIGMDNDDLVLYLQVMRIQNRGDAATPKSLAQVLHVTENIVVTRLKSLITRELMLISATTKQVETYDFTPMVTKLLEGQHMAVVSTVSDGKSVRREIFQTIEVEFGRPLTPMEMQTIGHWFDQDHFEPDLILLAIQEAVANNARSLRYIETILVNWQRDQIKTPSQAQVAKQKRRGVTYTYDNLF
- the asnS gene encoding asparagine--tRNA ligase; this translates as MVEEIPTIQIIDVKNYVGQTVKIGAWLRQKRGSGKLAFLQLRDGSAFFQAVVAKADVSDTLFDLAKGLKQETSIYVTGEIHEDTRSSFGYEMAVSGIEIIGESHDYPITPKEHGTEFLFDERHLYLRHLKPFATLKIRNTLIAATYEFFNREGFTKLDSPLLTGSAPEGTTDLFETDYFGEPAFLSQTGQLYAEAGAMAFGKVFTFGPTFRAEKSKTRRHLTEFWMIEPEMAFMHQEQSLEVQERYISFLISKVLENNEQELDILERDKDLLRSYTELPYPRVSYDDAIKLLQDNGFDVEWGVDFGSPEETFLANHFAKPVFIVNFPKAIKAFYMKRHPTRQDVVISADLLAPEGYGEIIGGSERDTDYDYLKQRIEAEGLSLEEYNWYLDLRRFGSVPHSGFGLGLERMVTFVTGEEHIREAIPFPRMTNRLRP